Proteins co-encoded in one Mastacembelus armatus chromosome 24, fMasArm1.2, whole genome shotgun sequence genomic window:
- the LOC113137292 gene encoding terminal nucleotidyltransferase 5A-like has translation MDQTVESAAAESCSDGKSINLSVLNWEQVQRLDTILTGSIPIHGRWSFPTLEVKPRDIVKVVRSRMEKKRIRVREVRLNGSAASYVLHEDSGLGWKDLDLIFCADLKGEMEFQIVKDIVLDSLLDFLPEGVNKEKITPVTLKEAYVQKMVKVCNESDRWSLISLSNNRGKNVELKFVDSLRRQFEFSVDSFQIRLDSLLLFYECSEHPMAAAFHPTIHGESVYGDFPTALDHLRKRLICTRSPEEIRGGGLLKYCHLLVRGFRAASDTEMKLLQRYMCSRFFIDFPDVSEQRRKLESYLQNHFVDLEDRKYDYLATLYNVVQESTVCLMGHERRQTLSLISSLALRVLAEQNAIPNAANVTCFYQPAPYVSDGNFSNYYVAQVQPVYSCPPSPPQHYLPPQQHPMYATWLPCN, from the exons ATGGACCAGACTGTTGAGTCTGCTGCAGCCGAGAGCTGCTCGGACGGAAAGAGCATCAACCTCAGCGTGCTCAACTGGGAGCAAGTGCAGCGGCTAGACACCATCCTCACTGGCTCCATACCCATCCATGGCCGATGGAGCTTTCCTACTCTCGAGGTGAAACCGCGGGATATCGTCAAGGTGGTCCGGAGCCGCATGGAGAAGAAGCGGATACGCGTCCGGGAGGTGCGCCTGAACGGCTCCGCGGCCAGCTACGTCCTTCATGAGGACAGCGGTCTGGGATGGAAAGATCTGGACTTAATATTCTGCGCCGATCTTAAAGGAGAGATGGAGTTCCAGATCGTGAAAGATATAGTTCTGGACTCTCTTCTAGACTTCTTGCCCGAGGGAGTGAATAAGGAAAAGATAACACCAGTTACTCTGAAG GAGGCCTATGTGCAAAAGATGGTGAAGGTGTGTAATGAGTCTGATCGTTGGAGTCTCATCTCCCTCTCCAACAACCGTGGTAAAAACGTGGAGCTCAAGTTTGTCGACTCTCTTCGACGACAGTTTGAGTTCAGCGTGGACTCTTTCCAGATCCGCCTGGACTCACTTCTTCTCTTCTACGAATGCTCTGAGCACCCCATGGCTGCCGCTTTCCACCCCACAATCCATGGGGAGAGCGTCTACGGCGATTTCCCCACCGCCCTTGATCATCTGCGCAAGCGCCTCATCTGCACAAGGAGCCCTGAAGAGATTCGAGGTGGTGGCTTGCTAAAgtactgccacctgctggtgcGGGGCTTTCGTGCAGCTTCTGACACTGAGATGAAATTGCTGCAGCGTTACATGTGTTCACGGTTCTTCATAGACTTTCCTGATGTGAGTGAGCaaaggaggaagctggagtccTATCTGCAGAACCACTTTGTGGATCTGGAGGACAGGAAGTATGACTATCTGGCCACACTGTACAATGTGGTGCAGGAGAGCACGGTGTGCCTGATGGGCCACGAGAGGCGGCAGACACTCAGCCTCATTTCTTCACTGGCACTGCGTGTACTTGCTGAGCAGAATGCTATCCCCAATGCTGCCAACGTCACCTGCTTCTACCAGCCAGCTCCTTATGTCTCAGATGGCAACTTCAGCAACTATTACGTGGCACAGGTTCAGCCTGTCTACTCCTGTCCTCCCTCGCCTCCTCAGCATTACCTTCCCCCTCAGCAACACCCCATGTATGCCACCTGGTTGCCCTGTAACTAA